A window from Amblyomma americanum isolate KBUSLIRL-KWMA chromosome 7, ASM5285725v1, whole genome shotgun sequence encodes these proteins:
- the LOC144099476 gene encoding uncharacterized protein LOC144099476 isoform X2, translated as MTSKCLVTFRERNFVLPFDGTLTRRGLVERVRDHELFRGIDVATLIFTMFEEDFNVFVDIPEGFEIRDREKISLRGLPGSDCGCSRRAPASGAIPCHCHIQPHIQPASCTKRYPIQYRAPPKWTVLQSTQQSCPMALS; from the exons ATGACGAGCAAGTGCCTGGTAACGTTCCGGGAAAGGAATTTTGTTTTGCCCTTTGATGGGACGCTTACACGGCGCGGGCTGGTTGAGCGCGTGAGAGACCATGAGCTGTTCCGCGGCATCGACGTTGCCACCCTCATCTTCACG ATGTTCGAAGAAGATTTTAATGTTTTTGTTGACATACCTGAAGGCTTCGAAATTCGGGACAGGGAAAAAATCAGTCTCCGAGGATTGCCAGGTTCG GATTGCGGATGTTCTCGACGAGCCCCAGCAAGCGGAGCAATCCCGTGTCACTGCCACATACAGCCTCACATACAGCCTGCCAGCTGTACCAAACGATATCCAATTCAGTATAGAGCGCCACCAAAGTGGACAGTACTTCAAAGCACGCAGCAGAGTTGTCCAATGGCTCTATCATGA
- the LOC144099476 gene encoding uncharacterized protein LOC144099476 isoform X3: MSCSAASTLPPSSSRCSKKILMFLLTYLKASKFGTGKKSVSEDCQVRIADVLDEPQQAEQSRVTATYSLTYSLPAVPNDIQFSIERHQSGQYFKARSRVVQWLYHDLCLYTMYPGKLYNEAA; encoded by the exons ATGAGCTGTTCCGCGGCATCGACGTTGCCACCCTCATCTTCACG ATGTTCGAAGAAGATTTTAATGTTTTTGTTGACATACCTGAAGGCTTCGAAATTCGGGACAGGGAAAAAATCAGTCTCCGAGGATTGCCAGGTTCG GATTGCGGATGTTCTCGACGAGCCCCAGCAAGCGGAGCAATCCCGTGTCACTGCCACATACAGCCTCACATACAGCCTGCCAGCTGTACCAAACGATATCCAATTCAGTATAGAGCGCCACCAAAGTGGACAGTACTTCAAAGCACGCAGCAGAGTTGTCCAATGGCTCTATCATGACCTCTGCTTATACACCAT GTACCCTGGCAAGCTGTACAATGAGGCTGCGTAA
- the LOC144099476 gene encoding uncharacterized protein LOC144099476 isoform X1: MSCSAASTLPPSSSRCSKKILMFLLTYLKASKFGTGKKSVSEDCQVRIADVLDEPQQAEQSRVTATYSLTYSLPAVPNDIQFSIERHQSGQYFKARSRVVQWLYHDLCLYTMTLGEKLSFSRQNMSGEKSVSSRMMGQILHRQKNQRKMGKWPRLAEMPCSVF; this comes from the exons ATGAGCTGTTCCGCGGCATCGACGTTGCCACCCTCATCTTCACG ATGTTCGAAGAAGATTTTAATGTTTTTGTTGACATACCTGAAGGCTTCGAAATTCGGGACAGGGAAAAAATCAGTCTCCGAGGATTGCCAGGTTCG GATTGCGGATGTTCTCGACGAGCCCCAGCAAGCGGAGCAATCCCGTGTCACTGCCACATACAGCCTCACATACAGCCTGCCAGCTGTACCAAACGATATCCAATTCAGTATAGAGCGCCACCAAAGTGGACAGTACTTCAAAGCACGCAGCAGAGTTGTCCAATGGCTCTATCATGACCTCTGCTTATACACCAT GACTCTTGGCGAGAAGCTCTCCTTTTCAAGGCAAAATATGAGCGGAGAAAAATCCGTATCCAGCAGAATGATGGGGCAGATTCTCCACCGTCAAAAAAACCAACGAAAGATGGGAAAGTGGCCACGGTTGGCGGAAATGCCCTGCAGCGTGTTTTGA